The window CGACCTCCCGCTGCTCGAGGAGGGCCAGTCCTACGCGCTCGGGAACGTCGTCACCGACGAGTACGAAGGCAACTACTCCGTGAAGCTCAACCGGACGACCAGCATCACCGAACTCGACGAGACCATCGAGGTCGGCGACGACGCCACCGAGGTCGAGGGCGCGCTGGTCGACATCCAGGACGGGAGCGGGCTCGTCAAGCGCTGCCCGGAGGAGGACTGCACGCGCGTCCTCCAGAACGGCCGCTGCAACGAGCACGGCGAGGTCGACGGCGAGTACGACCTCCGTATCAAGGGCGTGCTGGACGACGGTGACGAGGTGACGGAGGTCATCTTCGACGAGGAGGCCACCACCGATCTCACCGGCATCGGGCTGGAGGAGGCCATCGGCATGGCCAAGGACGCGCTCGACACGGAGGTCGTGGTCGAGGAGATGCGCGAGGACGTGCTGGGGCGCTACTACCGCGTCCGCGGCCCGACGTTCGGCCGGTACGTCCTGGCGAACGAGACAGAGCGGCTCGACGGGCCCGTCGATGCCGAAGCGACGCTGATCAAGGCGAGGTCGATCTGACATGAGTTCCATCCCCACCCGCGAGGTCGCGCGGCGCGCGTTCGCCCGCGAGTTCAACGACGCCGGCTACACGTTCAAGGAGTCCGACGACGACCGCGCGCCCCTGTACGCGCTCCTGCCCACGGGCGAGCGCGCCAACCGCGTGTTCGTCGTCGGCACCCTGATGGAGACCGAGGACGTCGGCGACGAGTCGGAGTACTGGCGCGGCCGCATCGTCGACCCGACGGGCACGTTCTTCACGTACGCCGGGCAGTACCAGCCCGAGGCCGCCGCCGCGCTCCGCGAACTGGAGACGCCCACGTTCGTCGCTATCGTCGGCAAGCCCCGCACCTACGAGACCGACGAGGGCGACGTCCGTGTCTCGCTGCGCCCCGAGTCCATCACCGTCGTCGACCAGGCGACCCGTGACCGCTGGGTCGTCGAGACGGCCGAGCGGACCATCGAGCGCATCGAGGCGTTCGACCCGGAGACCAGCGAGTACGCGGCCATGGCCGACGAGCAGTACGACCTGCCCGTCGACACCTACCGCGACCAGGCCATCGCGGCGCTGGAGTCGCTGGACGACGGTGAGACGGCCGAGGCGCCGGCGCCCGACGCGGCCGACTGACCGCCTCCGCGGTTCGTAGCGTTCGTCAATCGTTCTGCGATTTCTTCGCGTCTGATAGCGATGCGCTCGCTGTAAGGCCGAACTCCTAATACCTGTCAGTTTCAGCGTGAAATCATGGGTGGGCTGAAGAGGGGATACAGGGCATCCGTCTTCGGCCTGGGACTTCTGCTGTCGGTTCCGCTGCTCCTCGTTGCTATCCACGTCGCCGTCCCTGGGGCGGTCCGGAGTCAGCTCGCCTTCTCTCACGACCAGTTCCGTGGATATACGCTGCTGACGTGGGTCTCCGTCCACCCTTCGAACATCCATCTCGGTGGCTCGCTCGTCGCGTATCTCCTCGCCGGTGGTCTCACGTACCACCTTGCCGTTCACGCCAGGGCACAGCGGTGGTTCCGCTACACGTTCGTGGTTATCCTGTTGCTCGTCCCCGTCCTGACGGCACTGACACGTTTCGGCCTCGTCTCGATGCTGGCACCTGCGGCCAGTCCGACCGAACAGGGGTTCGT of the Haloglomus salinum genome contains:
- a CDS encoding RPA family protein encodes the protein MSSIPTREVARRAFAREFNDAGYTFKESDDDRAPLYALLPTGERANRVFVVGTLMETEDVGDESEYWRGRIVDPTGTFFTYAGQYQPEAAAALRELETPTFVAIVGKPRTYETDEGDVRVSLRPESITVVDQATRDRWVVETAERTIERIEAFDPETSEYAAMADEQYDLPVDTYRDQAIAALESLDDGETAEAPAPDAAD
- a CDS encoding replication factor A (Replication protein A protects and stabilize the intermediate ssDNA that is generated by the unwinding action of a DNA helicase at the replication fork. In addition, SSBs prevent the formation of secondary structures by single-stranded template DNA.), with the protein product MADLQRHAEEVHDQFSDQLDITVEDVQERLETLVNEYKVPADEARRSVVSTYLDEAGMERDEIGGGGGGGNASVKAAEIDQDEQWVDLRVTVADLWEPRSDAVAQVGLLGDESGTVKFVAFETSDLPLLEEGQSYALGNVVTDEYEGNYSVKLNRTTSITELDETIEVGDDATEVEGALVDIQDGSGLVKRCPEEDCTRVLQNGRCNEHGEVDGEYDLRIKGVLDDGDEVTEVIFDEEATTDLTGIGLEEAIGMAKDALDTEVVVEEMREDVLGRYYRVRGPTFGRYVLANETERLDGPVDAEATLIKARSI